From Chitinivibrionales bacterium, one genomic window encodes:
- a CDS encoding DUF342 domain-containing protein, translated as MMNSISVSHSSDSLQAFVFVPDILENDYPSVEAIKKRLADYSVVYGINEEIIRKMVAGKVCNRKIEIARGVHPQPGKDGRCEILFESTAKRKPKVLENGRVDHKDLQIIINVSKGTPLARRIPPESGKPGRSVTGKPIPAPAPKDAYLHPGKGTEFSPENHDLLVASIDGAVSLQKGNVIEVKNEKTITSNIDYSTGNIVFAGDLIIRGTVRAGFTVEAEGDIIIDRSVEDTVVTCKGDMEIKGGAVGSDKGLLKCNGSLKTRHIEHFTVEAGNDIIIAEDAIHSNLRAENVVTAKTLFGGMIQAGVGIEAVMIGASAETKTVVHIGGVYELIQQKHSLLRQLIQVSEKTGLAKEMMYKLVKENMDTEGELPQNVLDRFNTLKNKRKECMIKCNKLQHQLDTLDTRIEAFPRPYIKARKIYPGTVIQFGTYEKVIKKEAVNIHITVEDEKIVFM; from the coding sequence ATGATGAATTCGATCTCTGTTTCCCATTCTTCCGACAGCCTTCAAGCATTCGTATTTGTTCCTGATATTCTGGAGAATGATTATCCCTCGGTGGAGGCGATAAAAAAGCGTCTTGCCGACTATTCGGTTGTTTACGGCATTAACGAGGAAATTATTCGGAAGATGGTTGCCGGTAAGGTATGCAATAGGAAGATTGAGATTGCGAGGGGAGTTCACCCGCAGCCCGGTAAAGACGGCCGGTGCGAAATACTGTTTGAAAGCACAGCGAAGAGAAAACCTAAAGTGTTGGAGAACGGTCGGGTTGATCACAAAGATCTCCAAATTATCATTAACGTCAGCAAAGGTACCCCTCTTGCCAGGCGGATACCTCCGGAGTCGGGTAAACCAGGACGATCGGTGACCGGAAAACCGATTCCCGCACCTGCGCCGAAGGATGCTTATCTCCATCCCGGAAAGGGGACCGAATTTTCACCCGAAAATCATGACCTTCTGGTAGCCTCTATTGATGGGGCGGTGTCGCTGCAGAAGGGGAATGTAATCGAGGTGAAAAATGAAAAGACGATTACTTCCAATATCGACTATTCAACCGGCAATATTGTTTTTGCCGGAGACCTGATTATCAGGGGAACGGTGAGGGCAGGATTTACTGTCGAAGCTGAAGGAGATATAATCATCGATCGGAGTGTCGAAGATACTGTTGTCACCTGTAAGGGCGACATGGAAATAAAGGGTGGAGCGGTCGGCTCCGACAAAGGGCTTCTGAAATGCAATGGATCCCTAAAAACCCGCCATATCGAACATTTTACCGTCGAAGCGGGAAATGATATCATTATTGCCGAAGATGCTATTCATTCGAACCTGCGGGCAGAAAACGTTGTAACGGCAAAAACACTGTTTGGCGGAATGATTCAAGCCGGGGTTGGCATTGAAGCCGTTATGATCGGTGCATCGGCCGAAACAAAAACAGTAGTTCATATCGGCGGGGTTTATGAACTGATCCAACAGAAACATTCGCTCTTGCGCCAGTTGATTCAGGTTTCCGAAAAAACCGGATTGGCCAAAGAAATGATGTATAAACTCGTAAAAGAAAACATGGATACCGAAGGTGAATTACCGCAAAATGTGCTGGACCGCTTTAACACCTTGAAGAATAAGCGAAAAGAATGTATGATAAAGTGTAACAAGCTGCAACATCAGCTGGATACACTGGATACCCGGATTGAGGCATTCCCCCGTCCGTATATAAAAGCCAGAAAAATTTATCCGGGAACGGTAATACAGTTCGGCACTTACGAGAAAGTGATTAAAAAAGAGGCTGTTAATATACACATTACAGTTGAAGATGAAAAAATAGTATTTATGTAG
- the rfaD gene encoding ADP-glyceromanno-heptose 6-epimerase yields MIVVTGGAGFIGSACVWSLNNKGRDDILVVDHLNTSEKWKNLVGLRYLDYYDKDDFIVSLQKGDFGDSIEAIIHLGACSSTTEKDAGFLMENNYRYTLRIALWREQHPRVRLIYASSAATYGDGSRGYSDDHDTLATLKPLNMYGYSKHLFDLQALRRGWLSRIVGLKYFNVFGPNESHKGDMRSVINKAFPRVRDEGVMSLFKSYDKRYKDGQQQRDFIYIKDAVEMTLYFLYNPDINGIFNIGTDKARTWNDVAGALFGALDKKTVIEYIPMPDTLQKKYQYFTQADLTKLRDAGCDYECRCLEDSIHDYVVNFLCRDAYLSTFE; encoded by the coding sequence ATGATTGTTGTTACCGGGGGAGCTGGATTTATTGGAAGTGCATGTGTATGGAGCCTTAATAACAAAGGAAGAGACGATATTCTTGTCGTCGATCATCTGAATACATCCGAAAAGTGGAAAAATCTTGTCGGCCTCCGCTATCTGGATTATTATGACAAGGACGATTTTATTGTCAGTCTCCAAAAGGGGGATTTCGGAGATTCGATTGAGGCGATCATCCATCTGGGCGCCTGTTCATCGACTACCGAAAAGGACGCCGGTTTTTTAATGGAGAATAATTATCGGTATACTCTGCGTATCGCACTCTGGCGGGAGCAGCACCCGAGAGTTCGACTGATCTACGCATCATCGGCAGCAACGTACGGTGATGGAAGCAGGGGGTATTCCGACGATCACGACACGTTGGCGACATTGAAGCCGCTTAATATGTATGGGTATTCAAAACACCTTTTTGATCTTCAGGCCTTACGGCGAGGCTGGCTTTCCCGGATTGTCGGTTTGAAATATTTCAATGTTTTTGGACCCAATGAGTCGCATAAAGGTGATATGCGGAGCGTTATCAACAAAGCTTTTCCCCGTGTTCGGGATGAAGGGGTTATGTCCCTGTTCAAATCGTATGATAAGCGGTACAAGGATGGTCAGCAGCAGCGGGATTTTATCTATATCAAAGATGCGGTTGAGATGACCCTTTATTTCCTTTATAACCCTGATATTAACGGCATTTTTAACATTGGAACCGACAAGGCACGCACCTGGAACGATGTTGCCGGGGCACTGTTTGGTGCGCTGGATAAAAAGACTGTTATTGAATACATACCCATGCCGGACACTTTGCAGAAAAAATATCAATATTTTACTCAGGCTGATCTGACGAAGCTTCGTGATGCCGGATGTGATTATGAGTGCAGATGCCTGGAGGATTCGATCCACGATTACGTCGTTAATTTTCTGTGTCGTGATGCATATCTTTCAACATTTGAGTAA
- a CDS encoding YjbQ family protein has protein sequence MVTHTEVSVKTQQRNQMKDITSHVQDAVGNSKISDGICTVSSMHTTAGVTINENADPDVVRDILWKLGSLVPVEREFHHREGNSDSHIKTSLTGLSVQVPVKNGKLILGTWQSIYFCEFDGARSRRVMVTCMGE, from the coding sequence ATGGTTACTCACACGGAAGTATCGGTAAAAACTCAGCAAAGAAATCAGATGAAAGATATTACCAGCCATGTTCAGGATGCTGTGGGGAATTCAAAGATATCGGATGGTATCTGTACGGTTTCCAGCATGCATACCACCGCTGGTGTAACAATCAACGAAAATGCCGATCCTGATGTTGTACGGGATATCTTATGGAAACTCGGCAGCCTTGTACCGGTGGAACGGGAATTTCATCATCGTGAAGGTAATTCCGACAGTCACATAAAAACATCACTTACAGGTCTGAGCGTGCAAGTTCCGGTGAAAAATGGTAAGCTTATACTGGGCACTTGGCAAAGCATCTATTTTTGTGAATTTGACGGTGCCCGTTCTCGAAGGGTAATGGTAACCTGTATGGGTGAATAG